The proteins below are encoded in one region of Pseudophryne corroboree isolate aPseCor3 chromosome 8, aPseCor3.hap2, whole genome shotgun sequence:
- the RING1 gene encoding E3 ubiquitin-protein ligase RING1 yields MATPVSAQCSSKTWELSLYELHRTPQEAIMDGTEIAVSPRSLHSELMCPICLDMLKNTMTTKECLHRFCSDCIVTALRSGNKECPTCRKKLVSKRSLRPDPNFDALISKIYPSRDEYEAHQDRVLAKLSRLHNQQALSSSIEEGLKMQAMNRAQRVRKHQHESDNTTFSGGEDNCDSRSHVSNPSVHSNQEAGPSRKMSRVSEDSGAEPDLSHEGGVRSPDLQGTGEAGSEIELVFRAHPLLVEKDGYSQTRFVKTTANATVDHLSKYLALRIALEEEAQRGGAEGVTLGEVSEKQYTIYICAGAAGGQYTTLNGSLTLELVNEKYWKVSKPLELYYAPTKEQK; encoded by the exons ATGGCAACTCCAGTGAGCGCGCAGTGCTCCAGTAAGACGTGGGAGCTCAGTCTCTACGAGCTACACCGCACCCCGCAG GAAGCGATCATGGATGGCACTGAGATAGCCGTGTCCCCACGCAGTCTGCACAGTGAGCTCATGTGTCCCATCTGTCTGGACATGCTGAAGAACACAATGACCACCAAAGAGTGTCTACACCGCTTCTGCTCAGACTGCATTGTCACAGCGCTGCGCAGCGG GAACAAGGAGTGTCCCACATGCAGGAAGAAACTGGTCTCTAAACGGTCTCTCCGGCCAGACCCAAATTTCGATGCTCTAATTTCCAAGATCTACCCCAGCAGAGATGAGTACGAGGCACATCAGGATCGGGTTTTGGCAAAGCTGAGCCGGCTCCATAACCAGCAGGCTCTGAGCAGCAGCATCGAGGAGGGGCTTAAAATGCAGGCCATGAACAG GGCTCAGCGGGTACGGAAACACCAGCACGAGTCCGACAATACCACATTCAGCGGCGGAGAGGACAATTGTGACAGCCGCTCGCACGTTAGCAATCCGTCTGTGCACAGCAACCAGGAGGCAGGGCCGAGCCGCAAGATGTCCCGGGTCTCGGAAGACTCTGGGGCAGAACCAGATCTGTCACACGAGGGTGGGGTGAGAAGTCCGGATCTGCAAGGAACAGGAGAGGCCGGCAGTGAGATTGAGCTGGTGTTTAGGGCCCATCCACTGCTGGTGGAGAAAGATGGTTACAGTCAAACTAG GTTTGTAAAGACCACAGCAAATGCTACAGTTGATCATCTCTCCAAATATCTGGCTCTCCGCATTGCCCTGGAAGAGGAGGCCCAGAGGGGAGGGGCAGAGGGTGTGACGCTGGGGGAAGTCAGCGAGAAGCAGTACACCATTTATATCTGTGCTGGGGCTGCAGGCGGACAGTATACT ACTCTGAACGGTTCGTTAACGCTTGAGCTTGTTAACGAGAAGTATTGGAAGGTGAGCAAACCCCTGGAGCTGTATTACGCTCCCACGAAGGAGCAGAAATAG